Proteins co-encoded in one Candidatus Pelagibacter sp. RS40 genomic window:
- the rpiB gene encoding ribose 5-phosphate isomerase B, translating to MKKIYIASDHAGYSLKNFIFEKLKTKFDIMDLGTNKKSVSVNYPTYAHKLSKMVSKKKSNVGILICGSGLGMSMAANRHKKIRAALCYSIKNAKLSRLHNDANVITLGERLTNKSLAMKCVNTFLKTNFEGGRHLKRVKRI from the coding sequence TTGAAAAAAATTTATATTGCTTCAGATCATGCAGGTTATTCTCTTAAAAACTTCATTTTTGAAAAACTTAAAACGAAATTCGATATCATGGATTTAGGAACTAACAAGAAATCTGTTTCAGTAAATTATCCAACATATGCACATAAGTTGAGCAAAATGGTGTCAAAAAAAAAATCTAATGTTGGTATATTGATTTGTGGTTCAGGATTAGGAATGTCTATGGCTGCAAATAGACATAAGAAGATCAGAGCTGCATTATGTTATTCCATTAAAAATGCGAAATTATCAAGATTGCATAATGATGCAAATGTTATTACATTAGGTGAAAGACTAACTAATAAAAGTTTAGCAATGAAATGTGTTAACACCTTTTTAAAAACTAATTTTGAAGGGGGAAGACACTTAAAAAGAGTTAAAAGGATTTAA
- the ribH gene encoding 6,7-dimethyl-8-ribityllumazine synthase: MKKKILVIIADYYKDISNDLLKSTLNNLNKKHYSIKILKVPGVFEIPVTISRNINKYNGFIALGCVIKGQTPHFDFISQSATDAIMKLSISSKKPIGNGIITCLNKKQAIARGKKGLEASEAVKVVLTNK; this comes from the coding sequence ATGAAAAAGAAAATATTAGTCATTATCGCAGATTATTATAAAGATATTTCAAATGATTTGTTGAAAAGCACTTTAAATAATTTAAACAAAAAACATTATTCTATTAAGATTCTTAAAGTGCCTGGAGTATTTGAGATACCAGTAACTATTTCAAGAAATATAAATAAATACAATGGTTTCATTGCTTTAGGTTGTGTAATTAAAGGACAAACGCCACACTTTGATTTTATTTCTCAATCTGCAACAGATGCGATAATGAAATTATCCATAAGTTCAAAAAAACCAATTGGAAACGGCATTATTACTTGCCTTAATAAAAAGCAAGCTATTGCTAGAGGGAAAAAAGGACTAGAAGCTTCTGAAGCTGTAAAAGTTGTGTTAACCAATAAATAA
- the ribB gene encoding 3,4-dihydroxy-2-butanone-4-phosphate synthase, producing the protein MKKNKFSNIEKIISISKKGGMYILVDDENRENEGDLVFSASDVDYKKINFMAKYGRGLICLTLNNIHAKKLGLNYMAPVNQSRNKTAFTVSIEAKKGITTGISAKDRAKTIRVATKKNPNKKEIVSPGHVFPIIARDGGVLVRAGHTEASVDIAKLSNKLPAAVICEIMNEDGTMAKGEDLFKFAKKHKLAIAKIDDLISFRLKKEKLIKLKNTSSIVVQNQKYIIKVFESVLDGSEHFALLKGKINLNSTPRVRVISSNVVQNYLINQKLPNSFNKTLSYFKKYNNCVLVFIRDPNLKSVSQTLKQYKSKEFYKKGFDKLIKNYGIGAQIIKSLKIKNMILVTRSTKKVVGLEGYGIRIQKQEIIK; encoded by the coding sequence ATGAAAAAAAATAAATTCAGTAACATTGAAAAAATTATTTCTATCTCAAAAAAGGGAGGAATGTATATTTTGGTTGACGATGAAAATAGAGAGAACGAGGGAGATTTAGTTTTCTCTGCGTCAGATGTTGATTACAAAAAAATAAATTTTATGGCTAAGTACGGAAGAGGATTAATCTGCTTAACATTAAATAATATACATGCAAAAAAATTGGGACTTAATTATATGGCACCTGTTAATCAATCTAGAAATAAAACTGCTTTTACAGTTTCTATTGAAGCAAAAAAAGGAATAACAACAGGTATATCAGCAAAGGATCGCGCTAAAACAATTAGAGTTGCTACTAAAAAAAATCCCAATAAAAAAGAAATAGTTTCCCCCGGACATGTATTTCCTATTATTGCTCGAGACGGAGGAGTTCTTGTAAGAGCAGGCCATACAGAGGCATCCGTAGATATAGCTAAACTGTCCAATAAACTTCCAGCTGCAGTTATATGTGAAATTATGAATGAGGATGGAACTATGGCAAAAGGTGAAGACTTATTTAAATTTGCAAAAAAGCATAAACTTGCAATTGCAAAAATCGATGATTTGATCTCATTTAGATTGAAAAAAGAAAAGTTAATTAAATTAAAAAATACATCGAGTATAGTTGTACAAAATCAAAAATATATTATTAAAGTATTTGAAAGTGTTTTAGATGGATCAGAACATTTTGCATTATTAAAAGGAAAAATTAATTTAAACTCTACACCAAGAGTTAGGGTTATTTCATCCAACGTAGTTCAAAATTATTTAATTAATCAAAAATTACCAAACTCATTTAATAAAACATTATCTTACTTTAAAAAATATAATAACTGTGTTTTGGTTTTTATAAGAGATCCAAATTTAAAATCTGTCTCACAAACTCTTAAACAATATAAATCTAAGGAATTTTATAAAAAAGGGTTTGATAAACTCATAAAAAATTATGGTATAGGTGCTCAAATAATTAAAAGTCTTAAAATAAAAAATATGATTTTAGTAACAAGATCAACCAAAAAGGTTGTTGGTTTAGAAGGATATGGAATTAGAATACAAAAACAAGAAATAATAAAATGA
- the hemB gene encoding porphobilinogen synthase, producing the protein MITGKYPNLRMRRSRKNSWSRRLVQENSLSYNDLILPIFLTDGSNQKIPIKSMPNIYRYSIDRLSKIIDKSIKKKIPMVALFPQTKIKLKNPLGSEALNENNLVCKAIRYIKKRYKNEIGIMCDVALDPYTSHGHDGLLKNSKIVNDETINVLVKQSLLQASMGCDVIAPSDMMDGRIGKIRKELDKNKFEDVQIISYAVKYASSFYGPFRDAVGSKGALRGDKKTYQMDFKNTNEALREVSIDIKEGADMVMVKPGLPYLDIIKNVKEHFKIPVLAYQVSGEYSLIANGIKQGIIDDNVIYETLMAFKRAGSNAIISYFADQINLDF; encoded by the coding sequence ATTATCACAGGAAAATATCCAAATTTAAGGATGAGAAGATCAAGAAAAAATAGTTGGTCACGTAGGCTTGTACAGGAAAATAGTCTTTCTTATAACGATCTGATTCTTCCAATTTTTTTAACAGATGGCTCTAACCAAAAAATTCCTATTAAATCTATGCCTAATATTTATAGATATTCAATAGATAGACTTTCAAAGATAATAGACAAATCAATTAAAAAAAAAATTCCTATGGTTGCACTGTTTCCTCAAACAAAAATTAAGTTAAAAAATCCATTAGGCTCTGAAGCATTAAACGAAAATAATTTAGTATGTAAGGCTATTAGATACATTAAAAAAAGATATAAAAATGAAATTGGTATAATGTGTGATGTTGCTCTTGATCCATATACTTCTCACGGTCATGACGGATTGTTAAAAAATAGTAAAATTGTTAATGATGAAACAATAAATGTTTTAGTTAAACAATCACTATTACAAGCATCAATGGGCTGTGATGTAATAGCACCATCAGATATGATGGATGGAAGAATTGGAAAAATAAGAAAAGAGTTAGATAAAAACAAATTTGAAGATGTTCAGATAATTTCTTATGCTGTAAAATATGCATCAAGTTTCTATGGACCATTTAGAGATGCTGTAGGATCAAAAGGTGCTTTAAGAGGAGATAAGAAAACTTATCAAATGGACTTTAAAAATACCAATGAAGCATTAAGAGAAGTTTCAATCGATATTAAAGAAGGTGCAGATATGGTAATGGTAAAACCAGGTTTACCTTATCTAGATATAATTAAAAACGTTAAAGAACATTTTAAAATTCCAGTTTTAGCGTATCAAGTTTCAGGAGAGTACAGTCTTATAGCTAATGGTATTAAACAAGGAATAATAGACGATAACGTCATTTATGAAACCCTTATGGCATTTAAAAGAGCTGGATCAAACGCTATAATTTCATATTTTGCTGATCAAATAAACTTAGATTTTTAA
- the glyA gene encoding serine hydroxymethyltransferase, translating to MSSESKYINNQYQDFFEKSLKQSDPDIYKAINDELIRQQNHIELIASENIVSQAVLEAQGSVLTNKYAEGYPGKRYYNGCEHVDVAEDLAIERLKKLFNCKFANAQPHSGAQANGAVFLALLKPGDTFMGMSLNSGGHITHGLKISMSGKWFNAIGYDVDKQSELIDYDNVEKLALEHKPKLIIAGGSAYSRVIDFKRFREIADKIGAYFMVDMAHFSGLVAGKGYPNPVDHAHVVTSTTHKVFRSARGGIILTNHEDLAKKFNTAVFPGYQGGPLMHIIAAKAVGFKEALKPEFQDYIKEVLANAKILAETLKNNGFKIYSGGTDTHLMLVDLRPFNVKGNLAAESLSRANITCNKNGIPFDTESPMVTSGIRLGSQAATTRGFGLNEFKLVGELITKVIKGLSDNPNDNSKIEEEVRKEVVDLCSNFPIYKHLG from the coding sequence ATGTCTAGTGAAAGTAAATATATAAATAATCAATACCAAGATTTTTTTGAAAAAAGTTTAAAACAAAGTGATCCAGATATTTATAAAGCAATTAATGATGAATTGATAAGACAACAAAATCATATTGAATTAATTGCATCCGAGAATATAGTTTCACAAGCAGTACTTGAAGCACAAGGTTCTGTTTTAACAAACAAATATGCTGAAGGTTATCCAGGAAAAAGATACTATAATGGATGTGAGCATGTAGATGTAGCTGAGGATTTGGCAATAGAAAGATTAAAAAAACTTTTTAATTGTAAATTTGCAAATGCACAACCTCACTCTGGAGCTCAGGCTAATGGTGCTGTATTTTTAGCTCTACTAAAACCAGGCGATACGTTCATGGGAATGAGTTTAAATTCTGGTGGACATATTACACATGGATTAAAAATATCTATGTCGGGAAAATGGTTTAATGCAATTGGATACGATGTTGATAAACAATCTGAATTGATTGATTATGATAATGTTGAGAAATTAGCTTTAGAACATAAACCTAAATTGATTATTGCTGGTGGTAGTGCTTATTCACGAGTAATTGACTTTAAAAGATTTAGAGAAATAGCTGATAAAATTGGTGCTTATTTCATGGTTGATATGGCACATTTTTCAGGTTTGGTTGCTGGTAAAGGGTATCCAAATCCAGTTGACCATGCTCATGTTGTTACATCAACCACGCATAAGGTATTTAGAAGTGCGAGGGGTGGTATAATTTTAACTAATCACGAGGATCTTGCAAAAAAATTCAATACTGCAGTTTTCCCAGGTTACCAAGGTGGTCCATTAATGCATATTATTGCTGCTAAAGCCGTAGGATTTAAAGAGGCTCTAAAACCAGAGTTCCAAGATTATATAAAAGAAGTTTTAGCAAATGCTAAAATATTAGCCGAAACTTTAAAAAATAACGGTTTTAAAATTTATTCAGGTGGTACTGATACACATCTGATGTTAGTTGATCTAAGACCATTTAATGTGAAAGGTAATCTTGCAGCTGAAAGTTTATCTCGAGCAAATATTACTTGTAACAAAAATGGAATACCTTTTGATACGGAAAGTCCAATGGTTACGTCTGGTATAAGGTTAGGCTCACAAGCAGCAACAACAAGAGGATTTGGATTAAATGAATTTAAATTAGTTGGTGAATTAATAACAAAAGTTATTAAGGGTTTATCAGATAATCCAAATGATAATTCAAAAATTGAAGAAGAGGTTAGAAAAGAAGTTGTAGATTTATGTTCGAATTTTCCTATATATAAACACTTAGGATAA
- a CDS encoding sodium-translocating pyrophosphatase — MNSSIETILLYTIFAGLLSIVYGFVTGSNILKSSAGNSKMQEIASAIQIGAKAYLNRQYKTIAIVGVVVLVIISFAFSILVGIGYLIGAALSGIAGYVGMLVSVQANVRTAEASRKGLAEGLSVAFKSGAITGMLVAGLALLSIAVYYYILLKSGVDEREIVNALVALGFGASLISIFARLGGGIFTKGADVGADLVGKVEAGIPEDDPRNPAVIADNVGDNVGDCAGMAADLFETYAVTIVATMVLSSIFFQSDISMMIYPLTIGGACIITSIIGTFFVKLGNSKNVMNALYKGFIATAILSLVVLYPVTDYVIGLDANYSFGDTTFTGMSLYYCGVVGLIITGLLIWITEYYTGTDYRPVKTVAASSTTGHGTNVIQGLAISMEATAVPALIIVAGILITNAIAGLFGIAIAVTTMLALAGMVVALDAYGPVTDNAGGIAEMSNLPKNVRKTTDALDAVGNTTKAVTKGYAIGSAGLGALVLFAAYTEDIKYFSQEAGSKLEGIVVSFDLSNPFVVVGLLIGGMLPYLFGSMGMQAVGRAGGAVVIEVRRQFKKIPGIMKRKAKPDYGRLVDLLTKAAIKEMVIPSLLPVLSPIVLYIIILPIGGQVAALSSVGAMLLGVIITGLFVAVSMTAGGGAWDNAKKYIEDGKFGGKGSEAHKAAVTGDTVGDPYKDTAGPAVNPMIKITNIVALLLLAVIAGGH, encoded by the coding sequence ATGAACTCATCTATCGAAACAATATTACTCTATACAATATTTGCTGGTTTACTCTCTATAGTCTATGGATTTGTAACTGGTTCAAATATTTTAAAATCAAGTGCAGGTAATAGCAAAATGCAAGAGATTGCATCTGCTATACAAATTGGGGCAAAAGCATATTTAAATAGACAATATAAAACTATAGCTATAGTTGGAGTAGTTGTTTTAGTAATAATTAGTTTCGCTTTTTCAATATTAGTGGGGATTGGTTATTTAATTGGTGCAGCCTTATCTGGAATAGCAGGTTACGTAGGTATGCTTGTATCAGTACAAGCTAACGTCAGAACAGCGGAGGCCTCAAGAAAAGGCTTAGCAGAGGGTTTGTCAGTAGCGTTTAAGTCTGGTGCAATAACTGGTATGTTGGTTGCTGGTTTAGCTTTATTATCAATTGCAGTTTATTATTACATACTTCTAAAGTCTGGTGTTGATGAAAGAGAAATCGTTAATGCTTTAGTTGCTTTAGGATTTGGTGCTTCATTAATTTCTATCTTTGCAAGATTAGGCGGTGGAATTTTTACAAAAGGAGCAGATGTTGGAGCTGATTTAGTTGGAAAAGTTGAAGCAGGTATTCCTGAGGATGATCCAAGAAATCCAGCAGTGATTGCAGACAATGTTGGAGATAATGTTGGTGATTGTGCCGGTATGGCTGCCGATTTATTTGAGACTTATGCCGTTACAATAGTAGCTACAATGGTTTTATCATCTATTTTTTTTCAATCAGATATTAGTATGATGATATACCCTTTAACAATCGGTGGAGCATGTATAATTACTTCAATTATCGGTACATTCTTTGTTAAATTAGGAAATTCGAAAAATGTTATGAATGCTTTATATAAAGGTTTTATAGCAACAGCAATTTTATCTTTAGTAGTATTATATCCTGTTACAGATTATGTGATTGGTTTAGATGCCAATTATAGCTTTGGCGATACTACATTTACAGGAATGAGTTTATATTATTGTGGCGTTGTTGGTTTAATTATAACTGGATTACTCATATGGATTACTGAATATTACACAGGTACAGATTATCGTCCCGTTAAGACTGTAGCAGCTTCTTCAACAACCGGTCATGGTACAAATGTTATTCAGGGTTTAGCTATTTCTATGGAAGCAACAGCTGTACCAGCATTAATAATTGTTGCTGGAATACTAATAACAAATGCAATTGCTGGTTTATTTGGTATTGCTATTGCTGTAACAACAATGCTTGCATTAGCTGGAATGGTTGTAGCACTTGATGCATACGGACCTGTAACAGATAACGCTGGAGGAATTGCAGAAATGTCTAATCTGCCAAAAAATGTTAGAAAAACAACAGATGCATTAGATGCGGTAGGTAATACAACAAAAGCCGTAACTAAAGGATATGCTATAGGATCTGCTGGTTTAGGTGCTTTGGTTTTATTTGCTGCATACACAGAGGATATTAAGTATTTTTCACAAGAGGCTGGTTCAAAGCTAGAGGGAATAGTTGTCTCTTTTGATTTGTCAAATCCATTTGTAGTTGTTGGTTTATTAATTGGTGGAATGCTTCCATATTTATTTGGTTCAATGGGAATGCAAGCAGTTGGTAGAGCAGGTGGTGCTGTTGTAATTGAGGTTAGAAGACAATTTAAAAAAATTCCCGGAATAATGAAACGTAAAGCAAAACCAGATTATGGTAGACTTGTTGATTTATTAACTAAAGCAGCAATTAAGGAAATGGTGATACCTTCATTGTTGCCAGTTTTATCTCCAATTGTTTTATATATAATAATTTTACCAATAGGCGGTCAAGTCGCTGCTTTATCCTCAGTTGGAGCAATGCTGCTTGGAGTAATTATAACTGGATTATTCGTTGCTGTTTCTATGACAGCAGGTGGTGGAGCTTGGGATAATGCAAAGAAATACATAGAGGATGGTAAATTCGGCGGAAAAGGATCTGAGGCTCATAAAGCTGCAGTCACAGGTGACACAGTTGGAGATCCTTACAAAGATACAGCTGGTCCAGCTGTAAATCCAATGATTAAAATTACAAATATTGTTGCTTTATTGCTACTAGCAGTAATCGCCGGTGGTCATTAG
- the nrdR gene encoding transcriptional regulator NrdR translates to MICPICKKGETSVVDSRPTEDGTAIRRRRLCICGQRFTTFERVQFRELTVVKKNGRKSTFDREKLSKSIYVALKKRPIDTETAEKFISKISRSLEELGQSEISSNTIGTMVMEGLKDLDPVAYVRFASVYRNFREEKDFVQFVDKIDVYKKR, encoded by the coding sequence ATGATATGCCCGATCTGCAAAAAAGGGGAAACCTCGGTTGTTGACTCAAGACCAACGGAAGACGGCACAGCAATTAGACGCAGAAGATTGTGCATATGTGGACAGAGATTTACAACATTCGAAAGAGTTCAATTTAGAGAGTTAACGGTAGTCAAAAAAAATGGAAGAAAATCTACATTTGATAGAGAAAAACTATCTAAATCCATTTATGTAGCTTTAAAGAAAAGACCAATAGATACAGAAACTGCTGAAAAATTCATTTCTAAAATATCTAGATCGCTTGAAGAACTAGGTCAGAGTGAAATATCTTCCAATACAATTGGGACTATGGTTATGGAGGGATTAAAGGATTTAGATCCAGTTGCTTATGTAAGATTTGCATCTGTTTATAGAAATTTTAGAGAAGAAAAAGATTTTGTTCAATTTGTAGATAAAATTGATGTCTACAAAAAAAGATAA
- a CDS encoding transcription antitermination factor NusB, whose product MSIIYSPKNNPRVIIIQKLYGQFFNKEEKLAFPKHRFKKFIKDVVNGTLERDEVITDEINNHLNTDLNMIRLDKVFQVIIKSAIFEFLYKPRTSTKIIIKEYLNASNFFIDISQTKYLNALLDKISKKVRSPNG is encoded by the coding sequence ATGTCAATAATTTATAGTCCTAAAAATAACCCAAGGGTAATAATTATTCAAAAATTATATGGTCAATTTTTTAATAAAGAAGAAAAATTAGCTTTTCCAAAACACAGATTTAAAAAATTTATTAAAGACGTAGTGAATGGTACATTAGAAAGAGATGAAGTAATTACAGATGAGATTAATAATCATTTAAACACTGATCTTAATATGATTAGATTAGACAAAGTATTTCAAGTAATAATAAAAAGTGCAATTTTTGAATTTTTATATAAGCCAAGAACCTCAACTAAAATTATTATTAAGGAATACTTAAATGCTTCAAATTTTTTTATAGATATTTCTCAAACAAAATATCTTAACGCTTTGCTTGATAAGATTTCTAAAAAAGTGCGATCACCTAATGGATGA
- the ribD gene encoding bifunctional diaminohydroxyphosphoribosylaminopyrimidine deaminase/5-amino-6-(5-phosphoribosylamino)uracil reductase RibD, translated as MSTKKDNFQLSDKKLMKLAISLAENQKYFTGTNPSVGCVITRNNKIISYGVTGKNGRPHAEINAINKNKSKDLYNSSMYVSLEPCTHYGKTPPCTNTLIKKKFKKVFFSHTDEDKRTKNTAKNILEKHKINVKNNFINNKTKKLYFEYDFIRKNNFPYVIGKLAISQNNRIYRDKTPISNFYSKDITHILRYRCQALLTSYVTINNDNPELTCRLNGLEKCSPTIVIIDKDLKVKSSSKIFKNKDLKKIIFSKSNNKDKIKKLRHTNTEIFNIRTLGKEFDLKYVLSTLHKKNLHQVLIECGPTLLENFINNGLVNEFYLFKSNKSIKIKDTIYVKKLLKILNTNYKKNKINTFIDKDKLTCFN; from the coding sequence ATGTCTACAAAAAAAGATAACTTTCAATTATCTGATAAAAAATTAATGAAGCTTGCAATTAGTCTTGCTGAAAATCAAAAATATTTTACAGGCACAAACCCCTCTGTTGGATGTGTTATTACTAGAAACAATAAAATAATTTCATATGGTGTAACAGGTAAAAATGGAAGACCTCATGCGGAAATAAATGCAATTAATAAAAATAAATCTAAAGATTTATATAATTCATCCATGTATGTGTCACTAGAACCATGTACTCACTATGGGAAAACTCCACCTTGTACGAATACTTTGATTAAAAAAAAATTTAAAAAAGTTTTTTTTTCACATACAGATGAAGATAAGAGAACAAAAAATACTGCTAAAAATATATTAGAAAAACATAAAATAAATGTAAAAAATAATTTTATAAATAATAAAACCAAAAAATTGTATTTTGAATATGATTTTATAAGAAAAAATAATTTCCCTTATGTAATTGGAAAACTTGCGATTTCACAGAATAATAGAATCTATAGAGATAAAACACCAATATCCAATTTCTATTCAAAAGACATCACGCATATCTTAAGGTATAGGTGCCAAGCATTGTTGACATCTTATGTGACTATTAATAATGATAATCCTGAATTAACTTGCAGACTAAATGGTTTGGAAAAATGTTCACCAACAATTGTGATTATTGATAAAGATTTAAAAGTTAAATCATCTTCAAAAATATTTAAAAATAAAGACTTAAAAAAAATAATATTTTCTAAAAGCAATAATAAAGATAAAATTAAAAAATTAAGACATACTAATACAGAAATATTTAATATTAGAACTTTAGGTAAAGAATTTGACTTGAAATATGTCCTTAGTACTCTTCACAAGAAAAACTTACATCAAGTATTAATTGAATGTGGACCAACTCTTTTAGAAAATTTTATTAACAATGGTCTAGTAAATGAATTTTATCTTTTTAAGTCAAATAAAAGCATCAAAATTAAAGATACGATTTATGTAAAAAAACTTTTAAAAATTTTAAATACAAATTATAAAAAAAATAAAATTAATACTTTTATAGATAAAGATAAACTTACCTGTTTTAACTAA
- the thiL gene encoding thiamine-phosphate kinase produces MDDDKIISKYLKYLAANNPSSLKLNDDVFFDKKRRLVVSTDTYNEKIHFKNTKKPDLIIKKIIRSSISDLICKGVKPKYIFLSASINNRLSNQPNFLLIVKSLKEELKKYKLLLSGGDTTYSSTTSFTVTVIGFATKIVKRNNSDIGDAIFVTGNIGDAYAGLKILNKNIKSTKSLENYFIKKYYIPDIAFKIYKYLPSIASSSIDISDGLILDLERMINNQNLGYILSIKDVPISKNLQKLIGLNNFQKKNFVSNGDDYQVLFTSSLKKVEQIKKLSKRINIKITKIGSITNKPNQIINTNGNYLKSIKNKGYLHKFK; encoded by the coding sequence ATGGATGATGATAAAATAATATCAAAATATTTAAAATATCTAGCCGCTAATAATCCTAGTTCTCTTAAGCTTAATGATGATGTTTTTTTTGATAAAAAGAGACGTCTTGTCGTATCAACAGATACATATAATGAAAAAATTCACTTTAAAAATACTAAAAAACCAGATTTAATAATAAAAAAAATTATTCGTTCCTCTATATCCGATTTAATTTGCAAAGGTGTTAAACCTAAATATATTTTTTTATCAGCTTCAATAAATAATAGGTTGTCTAATCAACCTAATTTTTTATTAATTGTGAAATCTTTAAAAGAAGAATTAAAAAAATATAAACTATTACTTAGTGGTGGAGACACAACATATTCTAGTACCACATCATTCACAGTTACTGTAATTGGCTTTGCAACAAAAATTGTAAAAAGAAATAATTCAGATATTGGTGATGCGATTTTTGTTACTGGTAATATAGGTGATGCCTATGCTGGATTAAAAATTTTAAATAAAAACATTAAATCTACTAAAAGTTTAGAAAATTATTTTATAAAAAAATATTATATCCCTGATATTGCTTTCAAAATATACAAATATTTGCCTTCAATTGCATCTTCATCAATTGATATATCTGATGGCCTTATTTTAGATCTTGAAAGAATGATTAATAATCAAAATTTAGGATATATTTTATCAATTAAAGATGTTCCAATATCTAAAAATCTTCAAAAATTAATAGGGTTAAATAATTTTCAAAAGAAAAATTTTGTTTCTAATGGTGATGATTACCAAGTACTTTTTACATCTTCTTTAAAGAAAGTTGAGCAAATAAAAAAATTATCAAAGAGAATCAATATAAAAATTACAAAAATAGGTAGTATCACGAATAAGCCCAATCAAATTATAAATACTAATGGAAATTATCTAAAAAGTATTAAAAATAAAGGTTATTTGCACAAGTTTAAATAA
- a CDS encoding aspartyl/asparaginyl beta-hydroxylase domain-containing protein: MNNVSYLKEVKKSNSNSDFHLQDVSFDIEKLQAACDEVLNMKGFDTSLGIPHFAGISLNQIPGDPDSIKGSKVRGVYWTKPDSTGKEVSRDVAIEEEKYTEFVKDFEHTYFKEVYDVLSKRYKLGRMRLLLKEPRSTLSWHRDPEPRLHIPIYTNPGAIMVVDKVAQHMPADGSVWITNNTKYHNAFNGGEENRVHLVACVLDYKFN; encoded by the coding sequence ATGAACAACGTATCTTATCTTAAAGAAGTAAAAAAAAGTAATTCTAATAGTGATTTTCACTTACAAGACGTAAGTTTTGACATTGAAAAATTACAAGCTGCTTGTGATGAAGTATTGAACATGAAAGGCTTTGACACAAGTTTAGGAATACCCCACTTTGCAGGTATATCATTAAATCAAATACCAGGCGACCCTGACTCAATTAAAGGAAGCAAGGTTAGAGGAGTATACTGGACAAAGCCAGATTCAACTGGGAAAGAAGTTAGCCGTGATGTTGCAATAGAGGAAGAAAAATATACTGAATTTGTAAAAGATTTCGAACACACTTATTTCAAAGAAGTTTACGATGTATTAAGCAAAAGATACAAACTTGGGAGAATGAGATTATTGTTAAAAGAACCTCGATCAACTTTAAGTTGGCATAGAGACCCAGAGCCAAGACTGCATATACCAATATATACTAATCCTGGTGCAATTATGGTTGTTGATAAAGTTGCTCAACACATGCCTGCTGATGGTTCTGTCTGGATTACAAACAATACAAAGTATCATAATGCTTTTAACGGAGGTGAAGAAAATAGAGTTCACCTAGTTGCATGCGTTTTAGATTACAAATTTAATTAG
- a CDS encoding riboflavin synthase encodes MFNGIIFNQGKISKIVKRDKGINIFIKSSIKVNNKNLGISVACDGVCLTLISYKNKTLEFYLSNETIMKSKFKNIKLGSIINLELPLKYKQNISGHICQGHVDTVSKTISIRKIDKSKIYEFKIESKLKKFLVEKASILINGVSLTIAKIKKNSFEIWVIPHTLKLTNLYYLKKNDLVNIEIDILSKYVKKFLNEKK; translated from the coding sequence ATGTTTAATGGAATAATATTCAATCAAGGAAAAATAAGTAAAATTGTTAAAAGGGATAAAGGTATTAATATTTTTATTAAATCCTCAATTAAAGTTAATAATAAAAATCTTGGAATATCTGTCGCTTGTGATGGAGTTTGTCTCACACTAATTTCATACAAAAATAAAACTTTAGAATTTTATCTTTCTAATGAAACTATTATGAAATCTAAGTTTAAAAATATTAAATTAGGATCAATTATAAATTTAGAACTTCCTCTTAAATATAAACAAAATATATCTGGTCATATTTGCCAAGGTCATGTTGATACAGTCTCGAAAACAATATCGATTAGAAAAATTGATAAATCAAAAATTTATGAATTTAAAATTGAGAGTAAATTGAAGAAATTTTTAGTCGAAAAAGCCTCTATATTAATCAATGGTGTTTCTTTAACAATTGCAAAAATAAAAAAAAATTCATTTGAAATTTGGGTTATTCCTCACACATTAAAGTTAACTAATTTATATTATTTAAAAAAAAATGATTTAGTTAATATTGAGATAGATATTCTATCAAAATATGTAAAAAAATTTTTAAATGAAAAAAAATAA